A DNA window from Salvelinus sp. IW2-2015 linkage group LG4q.1:29, ASM291031v2, whole genome shotgun sequence contains the following coding sequences:
- the LOC111962210 gene encoding formin-binding protein 4, with the protein MGKKTRTGTGGRKTILQLSPPRSGTGGGREDALGSEDEHEGNGDGYSLLREVTTEMRIPAVKATEGLSLLGAYEDSDEEEDTDSPPSTIRTQHNQSADILANFMAEIDAITTQPGSEEPTGDLSAPAPTPPRPEPKAQQHASEAGTEPESTGADFQYDTHTSLAGVGGLEMGDWQEVWDDNTGCYYYWNTQTNEVAWQLPYYLAHQVQGLQQYADSSTVNGNGATQSAGYHVEQHSTAVSAPTSKTKKKEVMESVVALTSEEEERHGVAASLLGPLIPAEVKEAEEKWRKRLVGGLEEKGNSLEDSLPGSPAPPLNEPDTPTHPLRDQRSRNQSVENSEEEETEEDTMELELALERKKAELRALEEGDGSVGGSSPCSEASQEAPEPCSLLLKKAKWKTAFLRAASPDSNSRGSDTREDPDTTHSKVPEKAGEEQEMETGDNTLTNVPPKEEVETPELKFQIGELANTLTSKMEFLGINKKTISNFQLLLLQTETRIADWREGALNGIYLRRRLQEAAEHIKHYELNAAPKGWSCHWDREHRRYFYTNDRTNASQWDFPAEEEEEEEEGPETTLSIQGEPKPPPVPAGGLAVAGTSDFTPIVPPQPGLPSYWSVPQPPLPPDQPPPPSDIPLPPPPPPESPPPPPPPPLEDDGEIEEVEMEDDDCEPPAPGTEPPLPLGVGGMKVVESTASLGKGQKRKASGAGQLTKAVTIGSSAILYTQTTATAAPVMSGAAYWGVSAVAAPPLPSEPAAPPLPPPPTRPPLPPTQPPSTLDPTGLKTLPTDKTKKLKKDKSKKSKTKMPSLVKKWQSIQKELDEEEKSSSSDEDRDQLNKRGIEEWKQQQLLTGKAGKNANFEALPDDWRERLLKKRKMMKST; encoded by the exons ATGGGAAAGAAAACTCGCACAGGAACAGGAGGACGCAAAACAATACTGCAACTTTCCCCACCTCGAAGCGGGACAGGCGGTGGAAGAGAAGACGCTTTAGGTTCCGAAG ACGAACACGAAGGTAACGGTGATGGATACAGTCTTCTGAGAGAAGTAACAACAGAAATGAGGATCCCAGCAGTTAAGGCCACAG AGGGTCTGTCCCTCCTGGGGGCCTATGAGGACAGTGATGAAGAAGAGGATACAGACTCGCCGCCTTCCACCATCAGGACCCAACACAACCAGTCTGCAGACATACTCGCCAACTTCATGGCC GAAATTGATGCCATCACCACACAGCCGGGCTCAGAGGAGCCCACAGGggatctgtcggccccagccccCACCCCACCACGTCCAGAACCCAAAGCCCAGCAACATGCCTCTGAGGCTGGGACAGAGCCGGAGAGCACTGGGGCGGACTTCCAGTATGATACCCATACTTCACTAGCTGGAG TTGGAGGATTGGAGATGGGTGACTGGCAGGAGGTGTGGGATGACAACACAGGTTGTTACTACTACTGGAACACTCAAACCAATGAGGTGGCTTGGCAGCTGCCTTACTACCTGGCACACCAGGTGCAAGGCCTGCAGCAGTACGCAGACAG CTCAACAGTCAATGGCAACGGAGCTACACAGAGTGCAGGTTACCATGTTGAACAACACTCCACTGCCGTCAGTGCTCCGACGTCGAAGACAAAAAAGAAG GAGGTGATGGAGAGCGTGGTTGCCCTGACCAGTGAAGAAGAGGAGCGTCATGGTGTGGCCGCCTCCCTCCTCGGTCCCCTCATCCCCGCAGAGGTGAAAGAAGCGGAGGAGAAGTGGAGAAAGAGGCTTGTAGGAGGGCTGGAGGAGAAGGGAAACAGTCTGGAGGATAGCTTGCCAGGGTCCCCCGCTCCTCCCCTGAATGAGCCAGACACCCCCACGCACCCCCTGAGAGACCAGCGCAGCAGGAACCAGTCTGTGGAAAACTCTGAGGAAGAGGAGACGGAAGAGGACACCATGGAGCTGGAGCTGGCTCTGGAGAGGAAAAAG GCTGAGTTACGGGCATTGGAGGAGGGTGACGGCAGTGTGGGGGGCTCMAGCCCCTGTTCTGAGGCAAGTCAGGAGGCCCCTGAGCCCTGTAGCCTGCTCCTGAAGAAGGCCAAGTGGAAGACGGCCTTCCTTAGAGCAGCCAGCCCCGACTCAAATAGCAGGGGCTCAGATACACGGGAAGACCCCGACACAA CACATTCCAAAGTCCCAGAGAAGGCCGGGGAAGAGCAGGAGATGGAGACCGGGGACAATACGTTAACCAACGTGCCACCAAAAGAGGAGGTGGAAACTCCGGAGCTCAAG TTTCAGATCGGAGAACTTGCCAACACCTTAACCAGCAAGATGGAGTTCTTAGGGATCAACAAGAAAACCATCTCTAACTTCCAGCTGCTTCTGTTACAAACTGAG ACGCGGATCGCTGACTGGCGGGAGGGGGCTCTGAACGGGATCTATCTCCGCCGCAGGCTGCAGGAAGCCGCCGAGCACATAAAACATTACGAACTTAACGCCGCCCCTAAAGGCTGGTCSTGCCACTGGGACAG AGAGCACAGGAGGTATTTCTATACCAATGACCGCACCAATGCCTCCCAGTGGGACTTCCcagctgaggaagaggaggaggaggaggaaggaccaGAAACCACGTTGTCCATACAGGGGGAACCCAAACCCCCGCCCGTACCCGCTGGTGGGCTCGCAGTTGCAG GAACTTCAGACTTCACACCCATCGTCCCCCCTCAGCCTGGCCTTCCCTCCTATTGGTCTGTGCCTCAGCCCCCACTTCCCCCTGACCAGCCCCCTCCCCCGTCCGAcatccccctgcctccccctccacccccggagtcgcctcccccgccccctcctcctcccctggagGATGATGGTGAGATagaggaggtagagatggaggatGATGACTGTGAGCCTCCAGCACCAGGAACAGAGCCTCCCCTCCCCCTGGGTGTCGGCGGCATGAAG GTTGTGGAGTCTACAGCTTCCCTGGGTAAGGGTCAGAAACGCAAAGCTTCAGGAGCAGGTCAGCTGACCAAGGCAGTAACAATCGGCAGCAGCGCCATCCTCTATACACAGACCACCGCCACGGCAG CCCCTGTGATGTCAGGCGCTGCCTACTGGGGAGTGTCTGCGGTAGCTGCACCTCCACTGCCTTCTGAACCTGCGGCCCCACCTCTCCCACCTCCCCCTACTCGCCCCCCGCTACCCCCCACTCAGCCCCCCTCTACCCTGGACCCCACAGGGCTTAAAACACTGCCCACGGACAagaccaagaaactgaagaaggATAAG TCGAAGAAGAGCAAGACGAAGATGCCGTCCCTGGTGAAGAAGTGGCAGAGCATCCAGAAGGAACTGGACGAGGAGGAGAAGTCTAGTTCCAGTGACGAGGACAGGGACCAGCTCAACAAGAGGGGCATCGAGGAGTGGAAACAGCAGCAGCTACTCAC GGGAAAAGCTGGAAAGAACGCAAACTTCGAGGCTTTACCCGATGACTGGCGAGAGAGGCTgttgaagaagaggaagatgatgaAGAGCACGTAA